In the Melitaea cinxia chromosome 28, ilMelCinx1.1, whole genome shotgun sequence genome, one interval contains:
- the LOC123667563 gene encoding uncharacterized protein LOC123667563 — protein MRNMIIILLALTAKVLSTPVMTRQDLFRQAHREQFCTNLINFNNFYYSVDEPKNITGIPADMSVHWKTGKVFYTLISDEMKMSLQVLHPSGEAETIKVAGLGQSTAVDNLNDIVYLATDNGIYKYKDDGSIELYTALGEDVMYITVSSDGATMYIATWPQNRVHKITNDGQKQETFPAIPNGHGLTIDPRNNIFFAATKTSYILKNGHNVPIKIKGLPSERMSGVFVSRSDEIFAMDENSNLYSIDAENASAKHLGNFNVSGVNTFALDSADNVLIGVKNAIMKFVAYEKNPCSDYPKRNKIGKRDSRRRKHKRTTTTSTTEENEEYEE, from the exons ATGAGGAATATGATCATAATATTGCTGGCTTTAACCGCAAAAGTTCTGTCAACACCTGTCATGACTCGACAGGATTTATTCAGACAGGCACATAGAGAACAATTTTGTACCAATCTAATAAACTTCAATAACTTCTATTACTCGGTGGACGAACCGAAAAATATAACAGGGATACCAGCAGACATGAGCGTACATTGGAAAACGGGAAAAGTATTCTATACGCTAATAAGCGACGAAATGAAAATGAGCCTACAAGTCCTACATCCCAGTGGTGAAGCCGAAACAATAAAAGTTGCTGGTTTAGGTCAATCAACCGCAGTTGATAACCTCAACGATATTGTATACCTAGCGACTGATAACggtatttacaaatacaaagaTGACGGTTCCATCGAATTATATACAGCATTGGGTGAAGATGTGATGTATATAACAGTATCGAGTGATGGTGCAACCATGTACATAGCGACTTGGCCGCAAAATCGCGTCCACAAAATAACTAACGATGGTCAGAAACAGGAAACGTTTCCAGCCATACCCAACGGTCATGGTTTGACGATTGATCCaagaaataacatatttttcgCCGCAACAAAAACatcttatattttgaaaaatggtCACAATGTTCCCATTAAAATAAAGGGATTACCGAGTGAAAGGATGTCTGGTGTTTTTGTGAGTCGATCTGATGAAATATTTGCAATGGACGAGAATAGTAACTTATACAGTATTGATGCTGAAAACGCTAGCGCTAAGCATTTAGGTAATTTCAACGTTTCTGGTGTCAACACCTTCGCATTGGATTCGGCTGATAATGTTCTCATTGGTGTGAAAAATGCTATCATGAAGTTCGTGGCGTATGAAAAAAATCCTTGCAGTGATTATCCAAa GCGTAACAAAATCGGAAAACGTGACAGCCGACGGCGCAAACACAAGCGTACTACTACAACATCAACTACTGAAGAAAATGAAGAATATGAGGAATAA